From Arvicanthis niloticus isolate mArvNil1 chromosome 22, mArvNil1.pat.X, whole genome shotgun sequence, the proteins below share one genomic window:
- the LOC143436445 gene encoding olfactory receptor 6C6-like isoform X2, which translates to MKNQSVEIVFILLGLTGATEFYLLAAMSYDRYVAICRPLHYSTIMNSKVCHLLVLSSWVTGFLVIFPPLLLGLKLDFCASKTVDHFFCDTSVLQLSCTDTRLIELMAFALAIMTLIITLILVILSYTLIIKTILKFPSPQQRRKAFSTCSSHMVVVSITYGSCIFMYVKTSAKERVTLNKGIAVLNTSVAPLLNPFIYTLRNQQVKEAFKNVFHRFCSFRNHETRFRYK; encoded by the exons ATGAAGAACCAGTCTGTGGAGATAGTGTTCATTTTGCTTGGACTCACAG GGGCCACAGAGTTTTACCTCCTGGCTGCCAtgtcctatgaccgctatgtaGCCATCTGCAGACCACTGCACTACTCCACCATCATGAATAGCAAAGTGTGTCACCTACTGGTCCTCAGTTCCTGGGTAACTGGATTCTTAGTCATCTTCCCCCCTTTGCTCTTGGGACTCAAACTAGATTTCTGTGCTTCCAAAACTGTTGATCACTTCTTTTGTGACACTTCTGTCCTGCAGCTGTCTTGCACAGACACACGGTTAATAGAATTGATGGCTTTTGCCTTAGCTATAATGACACTTATCATCACCTTGATCTTAGTGATTCTCTCCTACACACTCATCATCAAAACAATCCTAAAGTTCCCTTCACCTCAACAACGAAGAAAGGCCTTTTCCACCTGCTCTTCACACATGGTTGTTGTCTCCATTACCTATGGAAGTTGTATCTTCATGTACGTAAAAACATCAGCCAAGGAGAGGGTGACTTTAAATAAAGGTATAGCTGTGCTTAACACCTCTGTGGCCCCTTTGCTAAACCCTTTCATTTATACCCTAAGGAACCAGCAGGTGAAGGAAGCTTTCAAAAATGTGTTTCATAGATTTTGTTCTTTTAGAAACCATGAGACAAGATTTAGATATAAATAA
- the LOC143436445 gene encoding olfactory receptor 6C6-like isoform X1 — protein MKNQSVEIVFILLGLTGDPHLQILIFLFLFFNYILSLMGNLVIILLTLLDPHLKTPMYFFLRNFSFLEIAFTTVCIPRFLMSILLGEKMILYNACVAQLFFFFLLGATEFYLLAAMSYDRYVAICRPLHYSTIMNSKVCHLLVLSSWVTGFLVIFPPLLLGLKLDFCASKTVDHFFCDTSVLQLSCTDTRLIELMAFALAIMTLIITLILVILSYTLIIKTILKFPSPQQRRKAFSTCSSHMVVVSITYGSCIFMYVKTSAKERVTLNKGIAVLNTSVAPLLNPFIYTLRNQQVKEAFKNVFHRFCSFRNHETRFRYK, from the coding sequence ATGAAGAACCAGTCTGTGGAGATAGTGTTCATTTTGCTTGGACTCACAGGTGACCCTCATCTACAAAttctgatttttctgtttctgtttttcaattaTATCTTGAGCCTGATGGGGAACTTAGTGATCATCCTTCTCACCCTGCTGGATCCCCACCTCAAGACTCCAATGTATTTCTTCCTCcggaatttttctttcttagaaattgCATTCACTACAGTGTGCATTCCCAGGTTTCTCATGAGCATTCTCTTAGGAGAGAAAATGATTTTGTATAATGCTTGTGTGGCTCAgttattcttcttttttctacTAGGGGCCACAGAGTTTTACCTCCTGGCTGCCAtgtcctatgaccgctatgtaGCCATCTGCAGACCACTGCACTACTCCACCATCATGAATAGCAAAGTGTGTCACCTACTGGTCCTCAGTTCCTGGGTAACTGGATTCTTAGTCATCTTCCCCCCTTTGCTCTTGGGACTCAAACTAGATTTCTGTGCTTCCAAAACTGTTGATCACTTCTTTTGTGACACTTCTGTCCTGCAGCTGTCTTGCACAGACACACGGTTAATAGAATTGATGGCTTTTGCCTTAGCTATAATGACACTTATCATCACCTTGATCTTAGTGATTCTCTCCTACACACTCATCATCAAAACAATCCTAAAGTTCCCTTCACCTCAACAACGAAGAAAGGCCTTTTCCACCTGCTCTTCACACATGGTTGTTGTCTCCATTACCTATGGAAGTTGTATCTTCATGTACGTAAAAACATCAGCCAAGGAGAGGGTGACTTTAAATAAAGGTATAGCTGTGCTTAACACCTCTGTGGCCCCTTTGCTAAACCCTTTCATTTATACCCTAAGGAACCAGCAGGTGAAGGAAGCTTTCAAAAATGTGTTTCATAGATTTTGTTCTTTTAGAAACCATGAGACAAGATTTAGATATAAATAA